The following proteins come from a genomic window of Phycodurus eques isolate BA_2022a chromosome 9, UOR_Pequ_1.1, whole genome shotgun sequence:
- the LOC133408161 gene encoding SH2 domain-containing protein 1A-like — MEKLYVYHGPIGKKEGERRLLVDGRDGCYLVRNSDSVPDVYCLCVLCKGIVYTYRFHKHDGGSWAAETSPGVPKRYFRKIKNLIAAFQKPGQGIAMPLLYPVTGQRQAQTPTVAQTPNNSLSPTHSGSSTLLQQSCAAQGQKN; from the exons ATGGAAAAGCTGTATGTCTACCACGGACCCATTGGTAAGAAGGAAGGGGAGCGGCGACTGTTGGTGGATGGACGGGATGGATGCTACTTGGTTCGAAACAGCGATTCTGTACCCGACGTCTACTGCCTCTGTGTGCT gtgcaAAGGAATTGTCTATACATACAGGTTTCACAAGCATGATGGAGGATCATGGGCTGCAGAG ACCAGTCCTGGTGTGCCGAAACGCTATTTCCGTAAAATCAAGAACTTGATAGCAGCTTTCCAGAAGCCCGGACAAGGAATTGCCATGCCTCTGCTTTACCCTGTCACTGGCCAGAGACAGGCGCAAACACCCACAGTGGCACAGACACCCAATAATAGCCTGTCACCAACACACAGCGGCTCGAGTACTCTCCTCCAGCAGTCGTGTGCTGCACAGGGacagaaaaattaa